The bacterium genome contains a region encoding:
- a CDS encoding response regulator transcription factor, whose product MVNVKTETPILIIEDEKNIATLVSTYLNRSGFGTILAHDGEAGMDAVRNRRPGLVILDLMLPGMDGWDVCREIRKISDVPILILTAREEEMDRVLGFSLGADDYVVKPFSPRELVERVKAILRRVQSGASQSGHLLHSGDLRLDAEKHKVTLGDRPVSLTPIEFKLLETFMRAPGRVFSRGELLDRIYQHDESVVDRVIDVHIGKLRQKIEADSSRPVYVLTVRGIGYQFAESPGAEDAED is encoded by the coding sequence ATGGTGAACGTGAAAACGGAAACACCGATATTGATTATCGAGGACGAAAAAAACATTGCCACGCTCGTGTCGACGTATCTGAATCGCTCCGGCTTCGGGACGATTCTGGCGCATGACGGGGAAGCGGGAATGGATGCTGTAAGAAACCGCCGGCCCGGATTGGTGATTCTCGACCTCATGCTTCCCGGGATGGATGGCTGGGATGTCTGCAGGGAGATACGCAAGATTTCCGATGTGCCGATTCTGATCCTGACCGCCCGGGAAGAAGAGATGGACAGGGTCCTGGGATTTTCCCTCGGCGCGGACGATTACGTCGTCAAGCCTTTCAGCCCCCGCGAGCTGGTGGAGCGGGTGAAGGCGATTTTGAGAAGGGTGCAATCCGGCGCATCGCAAAGCGGGCATTTACTCCACAGCGGCGACCTTCGCCTCGATGCGGAAAAGCACAAGGTAACTCTCGGGGATCGTCCCGTTTCTCTGACTCCCATCGAATTCAAGCTGCTGGAAACGTTCATGCGGGCTCCCGGGCGGGTTTTTTCGCGCGGAGAGTTGCTTGATCGGATCTACCAGCACGATGAGAGCGTCGTCGATCGGGTGATCGACGTGCACATCGGGAAGCTCAGGCAAAAGATTGAGGCCGATTCTTCCCGGCCGGTTTACGTCCTGACGGTGCGGGGCATCGGCTATCAGTTCGCCGAATCGCCGGGTGCGGAAGACGCGGAGGATTGA
- a CDS encoding HIT family protein, whose translation MFELHPRLAQDTEFIAALPLSHLLLMRDARYPWLILVPARQGLKEVHDLAEEERARLIEEIADVSKLLERLFAPDKINIGALGNLVPQLHIHVIARRAGDAAWPGPVWGQGEPVPYVPEELEKIREALRKNL comes from the coding sequence ATGTTTGAACTTCACCCGCGCCTTGCGCAGGATACCGAATTCATCGCCGCGCTACCGCTCTCGCATCTCCTCCTGATGCGGGATGCCCGCTACCCCTGGCTGATTCTGGTGCCCGCCCGACAGGGGCTAAAAGAGGTACACGATCTCGCGGAGGAAGAGCGGGCCCGGCTCATCGAGGAGATCGCCGATGTGTCGAAGCTGCTCGAGCGTCTTTTCGCGCCGGACAAGATCAACATCGGTGCGCTCGGCAATCTGGTGCCACAGCTTCACATCCACGTGATTGCCCGCCGCGCGGGGGATGCCGCTTGGCCCGGCCCGGTATGGGGACAGGGAGAGCCGGTTCCTTACGTCCCGGAGGAACTTGAAAAAATCCGCGAGGCGTTGAGAAAAAACCTGTAA
- a CDS encoding NAD(P)/FAD-dependent oxidoreductase: protein MDYDGIVIGAGHNGLVCAAYMARCGLKVGVFEAEAEIGGGASTREYLLPGYRSNMHANFFIGLDDFPIVRDLELGRYGFRYLTPDVQHAALFRDKTAIVLHRNAEKSAASIARFSKKDADTFRALHQRYAVELAPLLRSFLFHVPLAPEEVAARIGGAKGRELLAFAPMTISEAIDAHFEHPKLRCLFKLFAHAITVENEPGTGMFLPSLFSTQTTLGLPRGGALELPRALEKLITEHGGSIHRENPVREVTREGNRATGIVLENGERVTAKQFVASSLNAPVSIRLAGEDAFPSEVNEKMRNWDWGFHSLMTLHLALSDRPRYLAEEFDPDVGESYNVIFGADTDEEVEQNARERRAGKLPTTPMGNGSCNSQHYPSYAPEGGHVAFWWPGAPYDVEGAGPEKWDEIRDEMTDRLVAAWREFAPNLTLDVVRAAKLHTPIDIERGNKNMVRGAVRMGAYKKEQLGINRPHPLLSGMRTPLEGYYLCGSSCQGGGLNGAPGYNAAGVISGDLNLKRWWNPLPAPELTA, encoded by the coding sequence AAATCGGCGGCGGCGCCTCCACCCGGGAGTATCTGCTGCCCGGCTACCGATCCAACATGCACGCCAATTTTTTCATCGGGCTCGACGACTTTCCCATCGTCCGCGATCTGGAACTGGGCCGCTATGGTTTCCGGTATCTCACCCCGGATGTGCAGCACGCCGCTCTCTTCCGGGACAAGACCGCGATTGTGCTGCATCGCAATGCGGAAAAGAGCGCGGCCTCGATAGCGCGATTTTCCAAGAAGGATGCGGACACCTTCCGGGCGCTGCACCAGCGCTACGCGGTGGAACTGGCTCCCCTTTTGCGGAGCTTTCTTTTCCATGTTCCGCTGGCGCCGGAAGAAGTAGCGGCCCGCATCGGCGGTGCGAAAGGACGCGAATTGCTCGCCTTTGCGCCCATGACCATCTCGGAAGCCATTGATGCGCACTTCGAGCATCCCAAGCTGCGGTGCCTCTTCAAGCTTTTCGCGCACGCCATCACGGTGGAAAATGAGCCGGGCACCGGCATGTTCCTCCCCTCGCTATTTTCCACGCAGACCACGCTGGGTCTCCCCCGCGGGGGCGCCCTTGAGTTGCCGCGGGCGCTGGAAAAACTCATCACGGAGCACGGCGGCAGCATTCATAGGGAAAATCCGGTACGCGAAGTTACCCGAGAGGGCAACCGCGCCACCGGCATCGTTCTGGAAAACGGCGAGCGTGTCACGGCCAAACAGTTTGTGGCCAGCAGCCTGAATGCGCCGGTCTCGATCCGCCTCGCCGGGGAAGATGCCTTTCCCTCGGAGGTGAATGAAAAAATGCGCAACTGGGACTGGGGTTTCCATTCCCTGATGACCCTTCATCTCGCGCTCTCCGACCGCCCCCGCTATCTGGCCGAGGAATTCGATCCGGACGTCGGCGAGTCCTACAACGTCATATTCGGGGCGGATACCGACGAGGAGGTGGAGCAGAACGCCCGGGAGCGCCGCGCCGGAAAGCTGCCGACCACGCCGATGGGCAACGGCTCGTGCAACAGCCAGCACTATCCCTCCTATGCCCCCGAGGGCGGCCACGTGGCGTTCTGGTGGCCGGGCGCTCCTTACGATGTGGAGGGGGCGGGGCCTGAAAAGTGGGATGAGATACGCGATGAGATGACCGACCGGCTGGTCGCCGCCTGGCGGGAGTTTGCACCGAACCTGACGCTGGATGTCGTGCGGGCCGCGAAACTCCATACCCCCATCGACATCGAGCGGGGGAACAAAAACATGGTGCGCGGCGCTGTCCGGATGGGGGCGTACAAGAAGGAGCAGTTGGGAATCAACCGGCCGCATCCGCTTCTCTCGGGGATGCGGACGCCGCTGGAGGGATATTACCTGTGCGGCTCCAGCTGCCAGGGCGGGGGGCTGAACGGGGCGCCGGGCTATAACGCGGCCGGTGTGATCTCCGGGGATCTGAACCTGAAGAGGTGGTGGAATCCGCTTCCGGCGCCGGAGCTGACCGCCTGA